ATATCACCTAAAAGCTCTATGAATACGTTTACTTTGTCGGAGATGCTTTTTTCCGTGCTTGCTGTCCAATTTCCGTGTGCCTTCTTATCGTCTATGTATGCCTTGAATGCAGCGCTTATCAAGGTTTTCTGTGCTTTCACCGTGTTCGATTTTTGTACATTTCCGCTGTACAAATCAGATGTCGCGGCGGCTGTGTATGCGGTCGGGTAGATGCCGCGGTTGCGGTCTTTTATTACTTTGCATATTTCTATTTGTGCTTTTAACATCTCGCGGCACAACGTTCTGAACTCTAGGGAATCGTGGGCTGCGGTCAGTCCGTTTTCTTCTAAGATGTCCATAGCTCCGTTTTTGAATAGGCTGTAATTGTTTGTCCCCAGCGCTTCGCGTGCTTCGCTTTCAATGTAGTCGTTCGCGTCGAAGGTCTCTATTTCTTCGCCGTGCGGCTCTGACGGACGCGCCAACGCCCTTGACGCTTCGTCCTGTGATAGTATTTCTTCCGCCCATTTCTGTACTAGCTCCTGTATCTGCTCGCTTTTTAGCTCCGTCATTCTCCTGTCCCCTTTGCGTAAAGCTGAAAATATATCCCATACACGCGCCGATAAATATGCGGCGTGTCGCTTTGCTAGTTTCCTGTCCGGCGTTCTAAGCGATATGCGGAACTCTCGCCGCTGTATCGCGGAACGTAAATCTGCCGGTACTACCTGACGAAAGTATAATATCGTGCTGTTGCGGAAGATGTAAACGCCTTGTGATTGTCTGTTTGATGGCGGCATACAAAGTTATCCCCTTTTGTACACCTTGCTTGTAAGCGGCCTTCGGATAACAAAAAAGCCCTGCAAATCCAGTGATTGCAAGGCTTTATAATATTCTGGTGGAGATAAGGGGATTCGAACCCCTGACCTCTTGAATGCCATTCAAGCGCTCTCCCAACTGAGCTATACCCCCGAACAACAAGTGCGATTATACCGAGTAAGTGCGCAGGTGTCAAGATGGATTTTTCGTGCGGGGGGAGTTTAGCGCGGCTTCATAAAATCCACATACTTTTTTGATACAAATGGAGCCGCGAAGGATGCGCGTGCAAGTGGTAAAATATGCGGACGAAGGGCGGCCTGCGCCGCGCTTTGAAAATTTTTGAATAAATTACGGACGGAGCGTATGCCGGTAGAGTTATGACGAAGAAGGATATTTTGACAAGATTGATACGCGCCTGGCGCGCGGCCGTCGTTGCGGCGGTTTTTGTGTGCGCCGCGGCTTTTCCGATGGCGCGCGCAGAGGCGATGACGCAGGCGGATGTCGGGCCCGCCGTATCGGAGGCGCTCGGGCGCGAGACGCCGGAGAAATTTTTGACGGCGGTCGAGGGCGATATGACGCGGCGTGACGCGCTGCGGCTCGCCTTCGAGGCTATGGGCTGGAGGTTCGCGCTGGCTGCGGTCGATCAGATAGGCATCCTGCCGGAATGGCCCGAGGTCGAGGGCGTATCTTATATATCGGCGACTATGACGCCGAGGCCGCCGGAGGCGATGACTGCCTCTCTCGACGAGCCTCTGACGCCGGAGGATATGGTTGAATTTGAAAAATGGCTGCGCGAATGCCGCGAGTCGGTTTCATGGAAGGCCTCGTTCTCGTGGAACGGCACGACTCTGTTTATGATGAAGCGCGGCGTCGGGAACCCGAACGGCCCGGCGAACGGCGATTTGGAAAACGGCGAAAACGAGCCGCTCTTCGCCGCGGCGCTCGCCGTGGACATGCAGACCGTGCCGTGCCAGATAGCGACGGCGGAGATGATTGGTTCGAAGCGCGCGACTCTCGCGACTATAGCGGCGGAGAATTACGGCGTCATAGGCGGCATCAACGGCGGCTATTTTTCCGGCGCGAAGCCGATCGGCGTGCTGCGCCGCCAGGGGCGCACGGACAATCCGAAATTCTGGCCCCACCGCTCGGCCTTCGGCTGGAACGACAAGGGCGAGTCCATTTTCATAGACGGCAAGATCGTCAGCAACATTGGCTCTGCGCGCGAATACGACGAATATACGGAGCTTATGCAGGCGGGGCCGCTGCTCGTCAAAGACGGCGAGGCCGCGCCGAACACCGAGGATGTGGACCCGAACGTACTGAATAAGCGCCATCCGCGCACATTCGTCGGGACGGACGGCGCGCGCGTCGTCTGGGGAATCGTAGACGGACGCGACAATATGCACAGCGTCGGCATGACGATAGATGAGCTTCGCACGTTCTGCATAAAGGGGCTGGCCCTGACGGACGCGCTGAACCTCGACGGCGGCGGCTCGAGCTCTATATGGTGGCGCGGGATGACCTTCTCGCAGCCGAGCAACTCTAGCGACGCCGAGCGCCCGATCCCATACGCGGTGCTGATGTTCGAGCCGGGCGCGGGGGTGCGCCAGTAAAACGTTGCGCGGGAGCGCGCGCCGCTGTTAAACTATACCGGTGTCAGATCGATCCGCAAAAACTCAAAAGGCGAGAGGAAAAATAGAATGAACGAGAAAATTTACGCGCCGGACATGGATTCCGGCGAATGGAAAGAATACACGGAGAAAGAACTCGGCGAGCCGTCGTACCGCGCCGGGCAGATATGCCAGTGGATCTGGCAGAAGCGCGCCGACGACACAGAGGAGATGACGAACCTGTCGAAAGCTTTGCGCGAGAAGCTCGCAGAGAAGCTCGACTTCGCCTTCCCACAGCTCGTGCGCGAGCAGAAATCGTCTGACGGCACGAGAAAATTCCTCTGGAGGCTGCGCGACGGAGAGTCCGTCGAGTCCGTGCTGATGAAGCAGGGCGACAGGCTGACCGCCTGCATATCGACGCAGGTCGGCTGCCCGCTTCAATGCACCTTCTGCGCGACCGGGCTGTCCGGCTTCGTGCGCAACCTGAGCGCCGGCGAGATAGCCGGGCAGGTCGCGGCGATCGAGAAAAAAATCGGACGCGAGATAAACAACGTCGTCTACATGGGCATGGGCGAGCCGTTCCTCAACACGGAGGCCGTGCTGAAATCCATAAGGATGCTGAACGACCCGAAGATGCGCAATCTCGGCATACGCCACATAACGGTCTCGACCTCCGGCGTCATTCCGGGGATCCGCGCGCTGGCCGACTCCGGCCTCGGCGTGCGGCTGGCGGTCTCGCTCCACGCCGCGGACGGCGAACTGCGGGGAATGCTGATGCCAGTCAACCACAGCTATCCCGTCGAAGAGCTGCGCGAGGCTCTCGTTGAGTATCAGGAAACGACCGGCGACCGCATAACGATAGAATACGCGCTCTTCGGCGGAGTCAACGACAGCGTCGAGCGCGCGAGAGAGCTAGTGCGGTATCTGCGCGGAATACACGTCTACGTCAACCTCATCCCATTCAACGCCGTAGACGGGCGCTACGCGAAGCCGGAGGCCGAAGACGTGCTGCGCTTCAAAAGCGTGCTCCAGACGGCTGGCTTCGAATGCGAGATACGCGCCGAACAGGGCGCGGACATAGACGCGGCCTGCGGCCAGCTCCGCAGAAAAGAAGAAGGCGGAGCGGACGCGCCGCTCGAACGCGGCTCATTCTCCGCGCCGAGAAACATCATGGCGGAGGAACGCGCCGCCGCGAGAAGCTCGAAAACCGCTGCGAAGCCGAAACGCCGCCAATTTCCCCAAAAAGAAGAAAAACGCGGAAGCTCCGACAGCCGCGGAGAAGAGGGGACTGGACGCGGACGTTTCGGCGCCGGCAAAAACGGGGCCGAACGGCGTTCATACGGAGCGGGCGATGACAAAAGCCGCGGATTCTCAAAAAACGGCGGAGAACGCGAAACATTCAAACGCCGCCGCGAAAACGCCGAGCCTCAGGAACGTTACCGCAGCGGTAAAATGAAAGAAGCGCGCCCGACCTACAGAGGCGGCGGCGAGGAAAGAACCCTCGACGGCGGCGGCGCGCGCGGGGAGAGAAAATTCCGCGAGGCCGGGGCGAAGAGTCCGGCTCGCACGAAAAGAGCGCCGGCCCCGCAGGACGGCCCGTTCGCGAAATTTTACAGGAACTCGGCGAAGCCGAAGCGCGGCGCGAAAAACGCTAAAAAATCATAAGAAGGGGAAATAAATGAACTTTACGTTCTTCCTGGTCCTGTTTTTTATAATAGGCACGCTCTTCTTCGGCATCGCCTTTCCGTTCATAATAATGTTCGCGGGCGTGATGCTCGTCGGCTTCGCAGTACTCGCGCTGCTGCGCCTCATGCGCGGAGGTTCCGGCTTCACGGTCTACACTTCGCGCGGAGCCGGCAGGCGCGCGGAAGAGCCGGAGGAACCGTCCCGCAGAAGAATATTCGCAAGCGATGAACCGGGCCGCGCGCGCGAAAACCGCGCGCCGCGTGGAGACTACATAAACGTAGCCGCCGACGACGAAGAGATGGCCGAAGCCGTAGAAGTGATAGAACTTCCAGCCACGGCCCTGCGCAAAGACGACGGGGAAGAGACGGAATAAAAAGCGCGCGGAGTTAAACGGCGCAATCTATGCCGCCCGGCGAGTATCCCGCGCGGCATACTCGGCGAAGGCTTAGTCGCGGCCTACTGCGGCTGCCGCCGCGTCCCCATGCCGCTAGCTCACGCCCGCCTGCCGGTAAGCTGGCGGCACGTAACCGCGGATACGACGCCCTCCCCACGAGGTCTCTTGTGGGAAGCGTCACTGTGATGGTGCGGCTCTCTCGCCGTGACCGACGATTGGCAAATCTGTAATTTGCTTAGCAATATCTTCCGGCGAATAGAACTTATGCGCTTATGCGACGCGTAAAAATATTCGTTATCGTTCCTGTGTGATCTTTCCGCCTTCCCGTTATGACGCGGCGTATACGGCTTTATCAGCTTATGCCTTATCACGCACTGCTCCAAATGATTTTCAAAGAGCGTAGGTTTGTCTTTGTCAGAGGTAAACCGGTTCGTAAATTCCGTCCTGTTGTCGCTATGGACACATTTCACACGAAATTTGAAGAACCTCAGCATATGCGTCAGGAATGCTGCCGAGCTGTACGTGCTGTATTCTTCAGCTTCGACATAGCGGAAACGGCTATACTCGTCTATCGCAGTATATTGATAGAACTGTTTCCCCTCCGCTTCTCCGACGAGGCACGACTTCGGCACGAACTTAACGTCCACCTGTACGCGCTGCCCTGGATACTGCATTCGCTCGTTGGGCTTGGAAACGCATTTAGGGTTAGGCAGAGTGATGCGTACGGCTCCGATACGCTTCATCACCCTATAGAGAGCTGAAATGCTTCTGGAGTATCCTCTTTTCCTCAGTTTAACCAAAAGTACTACAAGCCTTGTGTTCTTGTTATGCCTCAGCATATTCCGTATAAGCAGGAGCTCCGCCGGAGAATGTTCATTCGGATGATGGCGTGGACGCCTCGACTTGTCACGAAAGGATTCGAGAGAACCATCGTAACGCTTCATCCACCTGTAAACATACTGCCTGTTCGTGGCATACCGTGCGGTGGCTTTAGTAACGCCGTACTTTATCGCGTACTTGATAAGAGATTGCCTGTAACGTTTCTTTTGTGATATTTTACTCATGCGGGAAACCGTCCACCTGTCAGTGGATTTGTGGTGAAATTACTTTACAGCATGGACAGGCTTCCCGCTTTTGTTTTGTGTTTTCTTGCGTATTCACATTAACTCATATCTTACATATATTGAGTCTTATATACCTCTGCTCTCTGTTGCATAGGTATGGTAAATCTACAGGCTTTATATCTCGTATGAATCTCGAACATATTGACAATGATGGCTTCTATTCTGTCTATTATGGCATTATCAATACTGCCTTCATTAAAGACAAATGCCGCTTCATCAACATATTGCTGCAAATGCTTCCAAGAAACAGAACTATAATTCCCCTGATTCGGGATTTTAAATTACTTCCAAAAGCCCTCAATCGTGTTGGTATGAACGTCACCGTCAACATATTAACCCGTATTATGATTGACTTTCCCGTGTTCATAACCAAAATCTTTAAACTTGTCATAAGCCGTAAACTCATATGTGTAAATAATAGAATCGGCCAAGACAAGCTAACTAAAAATACCTAACAAAGTTTCAAACTTTGTATTGTCAATAACTTTAGTACCGACATACCCGCTTCTTGCAATCATGCAAAATACGGCTGTTTTACCAGCCGCACCACGCTTTGTATGAGCCTTACTTATGATATTGGTGGAGCACAAACAGTTAGAAGTTCTATTATTTGATGCAATGGATTTGAAAACGTAAAAGGTTTAGCAGCATCGTAATAAATGCTGTCGCCTGGATGAAGATCATATGTAGCCCCTTCGTACTGGAAACGTAGTTGGCCTTTCACAACTATCATAAATTCTTCTCCATCGTGAGAAGAAAAGAAATATTCTGTATTCGGAAGAATTGTTATATAAGTGGCCTGCATTTTTTTCCCGTTTGCACCTCCTTGTAGTGGCTCGTATATCAAAGTTTTATTATCAGACCATAGACGCTTTCGTTCAGCTTTACGTACCACAACATCTTGACTAAGTTCTGTCTCAAAAAAATATACGATTGGTACCCCATAAAACTGAGCTAACCTTCGTAAGGTTGAGATTGTCGGTTCAACTTTTCCAGTTTCTAGCTGGCTTAAATAACTAGCTGATAAGCCAACGCCGCTGCTTACATCTTTGAGATATAGCTTTTTTCGTTTCCGTAAATTTTTTAGTTTTTCATGCAATAATTCGTGACTCAATATAAACACTCCAATGTTCATAACATCTATAATTTTAATATAATTCTAAACAAAAATTTTTAACATTTTTGCTTACATCATACTTTGTCTATGATATATTATTTCGTCATATTTATGCAAACAAAAAATGTTATAGTAATTTAACTACATATCATATACATATATACTATAATGTATCCACGACAAGATATTCTAAAGGCCTAAGAGAACGCGCTATAAAATATCTTTTATCCGGGCACTCCTACAGAGAAACGGCTAAAACATTCAACGTCGGTACGCCTGCACTCGGACAATGGAAGAAAATGCTGGAAGAACAGGGAGATTTTCAAGATAAGCCTTGCAGAAAGTATTTCAGAAAAATAGAGCCTAAAAACTGGAAGAATATCTCCGAGAGCATCCCGACTCCTATCTTCGAGAAATAGCTGGAGTATTCGGCTGCTCCATCGCCGCAGTCTCCAAAACTCTGAAATCTATGGGGTACACCAAGAAAAAAGAACGTCACATACAAAGAGCAGGATGTCCAAAAAGTAATCGAGTATCTGCAAAAGATAAGGATATACGGCCGGAAACAGTCGCTTATATAGATGAGACTGGGATAGACAGAGCTATATCTACAGAGAGCGCGCCTGGTCGAAAAGAGGAGTCGGGATTCCAGGCCGTATAAGCGGTAAGACGTATAAAAGGGTAGGCCTGGCCGCAGCATTGTACCGAGGCCAGCTGACAGAGCCTATGCAGTACGAAGGCACGATTGACGGAGAACTATTTGAAGAATGGCGAAGAAAGTTTTTATGTCCAGCCTTGGAATATGGGAGTACGCAGATAATGGACAACGTATCATTCCACAGTAAGAAAAAAGTTAAGGATATAGCAAGCAGTTTTGGACATAGGGTAATATTCTTCCCGCCGTACTCGCCTGAGCTTACCCATATAGAGCGTTGCTGGGCCGCATTAAAAAAGACTCTGAAAGGCGTTATTGATTCTGTTGCATCCATTGATGACGCTTTGCGTATATGTTTACAAAGAAAATGACTATATAACAGATTTTGAAAAAATCGACTAAAGGATGTTTTTTACTGCAGAATCTACGCTGTCAAGAAGTCTATGGTTTTGCTAAACGCCCTATTGATAGTTATGCTTGTTTATATTATCAAATTAATGGGTTAGAGATGGGAATATAATTTGACATTATCAAATTTATATGATTAAATTACATCATTGAGAAACATATAATTTTTAGGTGCCTTTTTAACAAATTCAATATTAATACTTGGGGGGGAGCTATTCTGAATAGATCTCTAGGTAATGGTTTTGCTAAAATAGGTTATGCGTCCGAAATTTCGCAGGTTGAACTGGGAACACATGATATTACGCTTGTTGAATTCATAGCGATAGTACGTTATAACAGTAAAGTCGTGTTAACTCCAGAGTATGTTGAACGAGTAAAAAAATCTAGAACCCTAGTTGAAAAGTTCCTTAATGAGAACAGGGCTATCTATGGATTGACAACAGGTTTTGGCGATAACGTAAGGAAGGTTATTCCCCAAAGTGAAGCAGAAAGGCTTCAGCGCAATATTATACGTTCACATGCTGTAAGCGTAGGAGAACCTCTATCAGAAGAAGGAGTACGTGCTCTGTGGTTGATGCAATTACTAAGCTTAGGGCGCGGATATTCTGGTATTAGACCTGATGTTTTGACTCTCATTGCAGAATGTCTTAACAGAAAAGTGTATCCATATGCGCCTTCAGAAGGAAGCATACAAAATCTTCCAGTTGAAGGTTATGTAAACTTAGTCCTTATGGGGGAAGGGCAAGCTTGGCTAGGCAATCAGCTTGTGACTGGACATGAAGCACTAAAATCAGTTGGATTAGATCCGCTATCTCCAGCCTGCAAAGAAGGGTTATGCCTCACTAATGGCATTAACGGGGCAGAGGGACTTGCTCTTATTGCACTACATGACTCTATTTTGGCGGCTCAGACAGCTGATATTTCAGGTGCTATGGCTTTCGAGGTACTGCGAGGTACATTGTTGGGATGCGATTATAGGCTTCATTCGCTTAAAGAGCATCCTGAACAGGCTGGATGCGCTGCGAATATCAGATTGATATTGAGTGACAGTGAAATAGCCGCTAATTCAATGTATCACAGAGTGCAAGATCCGTACGTTATACGCTGTATTCCTCATGTTCATGGGGCAGCAAAACGCTTCATGAAGGATGTCTCAATTAGTCTTATTAGAGAAATGCTATCTTGTAATGATAACCCCATAGTGTGGCCAGATGGCAACGGAGAAGGTTTGATGGGGTCAAATTTCGACGGAACTTACGTTGGAGCCGGTTCTGATATTCTTTGCATGGCGTGCGCAAATATTGCCAAAATCTCTGAGAGACGTACAGATAAGCTTACTAATCAGAGTTTAAGCGGAGGTTATCCTGCGTTTTTAGCTGATAAACCTGGGGTGGACAATGGATATATGATAGCCCAGTATACCGCATCTGCGCTTGTCAATGAAATTAGAGGACTCTGCATTCCCGCCACATCAGACAGCGTTCCAGTCAGTGCGAACTGGGAAGATCCTATTAGCATGGCTTGGTGGGCTGCAATGAAAGCAGTACACGTTGCTTGTAAGCTACAATATGTAATCGCCATAGAATTAATGACTATGTCACGAGCTTTTGATCTAACTCGTGTAGAATACGGACACTTTTCAAGTGCTACACAATCGGTACATGACAAGATACGGGAAGTTGTGCCTTATATAAAAGGCGACAGGTATTTGGGGCCTGATATAGAAGCCATTTATTCCATGGTAAAAAATGGTGATATTGTAAAAAATGTTCAGGCCCGTATCGGTACTACACTGGCATTTTAATGCATGAGAAAGGAAAATATCATGGATCGAGTGGCAAAACTAGATATAGTAAAACTTAGTAAATGCATTACAATTCAAAATGTTTGTATCGGTCCAGGCCCACTTCCCTTAGAAGAATTTATTGCCGTGGTACGATATGGAGCAAAGGTTAAGTTTTCGGACGAGTATAGGCAAAGGGTCGTCAGATCCCGCATTCTCGTAGAAAAAATCCTTGACGAAAATAGGGTTGTGTATGGTCTTACTACTGGTTTTGGCGATAATGTCAGGACAATTATCCCACAGGAAGAGGCAATCGAACTACAATACAATATATTGCGCTCTCATGCCGTATCTGTAGGAGAGCCACTGCCTGAGGACGAAGTACGGGCTATATGGCTTATGCAATTATTAAGTTTGGGCAGAGGGTATTCCGGTATTAGAATGGAAATGCTGGATTTGATAGCTCAATGCTTGAACAGTGGGATTTATCCATTTGTACCCAGATTCGGATCAGTTCAAGCTCTTGTTCTAGAAGCAAATGTAAATCTTGTCCTCATAGGTGAAGGACAGGCTTGGTACAAAGGTGAGCTGCTTACCGGCGCAGAAGCATTGCAAAAGGCCGGATTAAGCCCATTGGCTCCAGCTTGTAAAGAGGGGCTATGTTTAACAAATGGCGCAAACTCTGCCACGGGGCTTGCTGCACTGGCACTATATGACTCCCTTATAGCTGTACAGACAGCGGACGTCTCTGCGGCAATGTCATATGAAGCACTAAAGGGGAATATTCTAGCTTGCGATCCTCGGTTGCATTCAGTGAAAGAGCATCCTAATCAAATTACCTGTGCTGAGAATATAAGGATTCTTTTACACGATAGTTCTATAATGGAAAACAACAAAGGTCAAAGTGTACAAGATCCTTTAGCGCTTCGGTCAGTGCCCCAAATGCATGGTGCAGTAAAGCGATATTTAGCAGACGCAGGGACAGATATTTTAGAAGAAATGGCATCGTGCAGCGATAATCCTGTTTTATGGCCTGATGGAGACGATGGCGTAGCTCTGATGGGAGCAAATTTTGATAGTACGTTTTCCAGCGGAGCTGCTGACATTATCTCTATAGCGGATTCTAATTTAGCGAAGCTTCTAGAGCGCAGAATAGACAAGCTTACAAACAGAAATTTCAGTGGCTACCCGGCATTTCTAGCAGCAAAGCCGGGTGTAGACAACGGTTACATGATACTACAATACACAGCTGCTGGGCTTGTCAATGAGATTCGAGGATTGGCGCTTCCTGCGACGGCTGATAGCATTCCGACGTGTGCGAACTGGGAAGATCCTGTAAGTATGGGACTGCTTGCTTCTCAGAAAGCTCTTGATATTGCACAAAAACTACAATACATCGTCGCCATAGAGCTCATGGTCACTTCCCGTGCTTTTGACTTGTTTACTGAAGGCGTAGGTTGCTTCGCGTCTGCGACGCAAGCTGTACGCGACAAGATTCGTACGATAGTACCACCAATGACGGGGGACAGACATCTTAGTCCTGAGGTAGAAAAAGTCAAGAAAATAGTCTCGGAAGGTGAAATTATCCGCGTTGCTGAAACATATGTCGGAAATCTTGGCTATTAATTTTTAAATTTAGCAGAAGGAGGATCTGTATGGACGAAATATATATGCTTACTCCAGAGAAGATCGGAAGAGCTAATAATATATATACAGTAATATTAGACAAGGCACCAATCAGTATTGAAGAGTTCGTAGCCGTCGCGCGTTATCACGCAATCGTTGAGTTTTCACAAGAATATATTGATAGAGTCATTGCATCGAGAAACCTTGCTGCTAGATTTTTGGATGAAAATAGAAAGATATACGGCTTAACAACTGGATTTGGCGAGAATGTAAACAGAATTATTCCCCAAGATGAAGCTGTGGAGCTGCAAATCAATATAATTAGATCTCATGCAACCTCAGTAGGGAAGCCTTTAAAGGAAGAAGCTGTGCGAGCCGTGTGGCTTATGCAGCTCCTTAGTTTAGGCAAGGGATTTTCTGGAATTCGTATTGAGACACTTTTCCTGATAGCTAACGCTCTTAATGTAGGACTTACTCCTTATGTTCCAGGAGAAGGCTCTGTACAGTATTTGGCTATTGAGGCGCAAATGAACCTTGTCCTGATGGGAGAAGGAAAGGCATGGTACAAAGGACGCCTTTTAGCTGCTAATGAAGCTTTATATGAAGCAGGACTTAAGCCTTTTGTCCCTGCCTGTAAGGAAGGGCTGTGTCTGACCAACGGAGCTAACTCAGCAACTGCGCTCGCTGCATTAGCCCTATATGACTGTGCCGTTGCAGTTCAGACTTCCGATATTGCAGCCGCAATGTCATACGAAGCACTTAAAGGAAATATTCTAGCTTGTGACCCTAGAGTACAGTCGCTAAAGGAGCATCCGCATCAGGCTGCGTGTGCCAGAAACATAGTCCGCCTGCTTAGCGACAGCGGGATCGCGTCTAAATATAAGGGCGCGCGTGTGCAGGATCCACTAGCATTGAGATCCATTCCGCAGATGCACGGCGCGATAAAATGTATGATTCAAGATTGCGCCAAGGACATTCTGGAAGAGATGGACTCGTGCAGCGATAATCCAATTCTTTGGAATGCACCTAACGAAGAATGCGGTTTGATGGGAGCAAATTTTGACGGTACCTACGCAAGCGGAGCAGCAGATATTTTGTGTATAGCATCAGCAAATTTAGGCAAGCTTTTGGAACGTCGCATAGATAAACTCACAAATCGCCATTTTAGTGGATATCCAGCATTTCTGGCAGAAAATCCGGGGGTAGATAACGGATATATGATAGTCCAATATACTGCGGCAGGCTTACTAAACGAAATCCGAGGCTTGTCTTTACCTTCAACGGCGGACAGTATTCCGACATGCGGTAACTGGGAAGATCCAGTAAGTATGGGGTGGTGGGCCTCTCGCAAAGCATGGTATGTTGGGAAGAAAATACAGTACATAGCTGCAATAGAAATTATGACATTGTGTAGAGCTTTTGACTTAGAAAAAGAGGATGCATGTTTCTCTTCAGCGACAAGCGCAGTACATGACAAAGTACGTTCTGTTGTACCGCCAATCACTGAAGAT
The window above is part of the Cloacibacillus sp. An23 genome. Proteins encoded here:
- a CDS encoding aromatic amino acid ammonia-lyase, with the translated sequence MDEIYMLTPEKIGRANNIYTVILDKAPISIEEFVAVARYHAIVEFSQEYIDRVIASRNLAARFLDENRKIYGLTTGFGENVNRIIPQDEAVELQINIIRSHATSVGKPLKEEAVRAVWLMQLLSLGKGFSGIRIETLFLIANALNVGLTPYVPGEGSVQYLAIEAQMNLVLMGEGKAWYKGRLLAANEALYEAGLKPFVPACKEGLCLTNGANSATALAALALYDCAVAVQTSDIAAAMSYEALKGNILACDPRVQSLKEHPHQAACARNIVRLLSDSGIASKYKGARVQDPLALRSIPQMHGAIKCMIQDCAKDILEEMDSCSDNPILWNAPNEECGLMGANFDGTYASGAADILCIASANLGKLLERRIDKLTNRHFSGYPAFLAENPGVDNGYMIVQYTAAGLLNEIRGLSLPSTADSIPTCGNWEDPVSMGWWASRKAWYVGKKIQYIAAIEIMTLCRAFDLEKEDACFSSATSAVHDKVRSVVPPITEDRHFGPDIEKVFSLVRSGEVIKTAEEITGTLEF